Genomic segment of Candidatus Methanosuratincola sp.:
CCACCATACGGGCTCTCGTAGCTGATCCCGTCCCTAAGGATCAGGCTGGGGTACTGGGAGTCGAAGTCGAGGGCAGCGACGTTCTCGTAGAGGACGCCCGGGATCGGGGTGAAGGTGATCCCGCCCCGGTCCCTGGCAGCGAGGTCGCCCAGCGGTCTGGCACACTCCCGGTAGTCCTCCTCGGGCACCGCGTGCCCCCTGCGGATCAGCTCGAACGAAGTCCTGGAGTCGATCGCCCTGTTGCTGAGCCACCTCGTCGCCTGCCCCATCGTTGCAAACGCGAACCTCGACCGCTCGACGATGCCCGCGACCCCCCACCTGTCGGCGCTGAACCCGTAGAAGACCGGGCCGAGGAAGACCCTGCCCGCCGCGGATCCCTGGAGGCGCCGGTAGGGATCGCAGCACCTCCCGAGCCTGAGCGGCACCCCCTCCTCCCCCGAGAGCCGGAGGATCACGGGGTAAAACCGGGCGTCGAGATCGGGGACCAGGACGAGGTCGGGGTCCTCGCAGGCGAGGTGGTCCAGAAACGACTCCAGAACCCGCACCTCGCTCCCGGAAGCCACGTACCCGCAGGAGGCGCACCGGACCGACCGCAGCGTCCACCGCCCGCCACGCCTCTCCAGACCCGGGACGAAGGCAGCCAGCTTGAACGGCGGGGGAGACAGCCCGTCCCCATCCTGCAGCCTCCTGACGGCCAGGAGGCGCCCCCCTCCGTGCTCGACCTCGACCCTTGAGGTCGGCTCTGCCCTGAGCCCCGTGAAGAGGTAGCGCTGGACGTGCCCGATGGAGAGGTTGTAGATGGCTTCAACACCAGGGATCTTCCTCGCAGCGAGTGCGAGCTGCCGGAGGCGGAGCCCCCAGGTCTCCACCCTGAGCATCTCCCTAGTGCCCCCATCGAGGGAAGGGCGCAGCTCCTCGGCGGAGACCCTCCTGACCTCTGGGCACTCGGAGAGCCGGTACGCGACCCCTTCCTCGCATCCCGGGCTACAGAGCACGTGGAAGAAGGGGGTATACCGATCCCTCAGGCGCAGGACCCGCCCGTCCTCGGTCTTTATCCAGACGACCGCCTCCAACCCGTCGATGTAGACGTCCAGTATCCAGCCACGTTCGATCCCCAAGCGCAGCCTCCTCCCTCCGAGCCGGCTCGAACCGGCAGCAGGACGGCACCGGCCCCGTATGCCGCAGAGGCTGTTGCAGCGGTCACCGGTGCCCGTGATCATAGCTGTCACTTTCGCCTGAAATCTTTGATACACCATGAGATAGACATCGGATCGGCCTTGCAGGAAAAGAAACATTTTCGCCTGACAGAGACTCTCCGGATCAGGATCAAGGTTGTGCAAGTTACGATTTTGTGCTACCCAAGGTCTCGACGAGGGTTGACTATGATTAAGATCAAGGTTATGCAAGTTACGATTGCGGAGGAAAAGCTGACGGTGCGCCTAGGGCTCGCATGGAGAACAGAACGGACGGGCCTTGACGCATTTCATCGCCAAAAAGCGGACAATTCTCCGAGGTTCGGTGATCCTACTGAGCCCAGGCCCCAAACCCAAAGCTACAAATATAGAAAAAAGACGGCCCGAGCGGCCGGCCGGAAAGCGCGGAAATGAGGGCCGGAGCGGCGTTTTGCTGACGGCAGGCGGAGGCTAAGCGTGCATGCCCTTTTGCGTTTTGTTGACTGCAGGCGGAGAGAATTCTGGATAAGAGAAAAATGAGAATATATTGAGATATATCACAAAATTTAAATGAGCGGTGCGTCTTATTGATCCCTGGTGACCAAATGTGAATGCAGTAACCCCACACCACAGAAGATTCAGAAGGCATATGCATGAATGTAGGCCCTGCAGGTGCGGATACGAACCGCACGCAGATGCTTGGTGGTACAGGAGGCCCGAACTGGATGACCTTGAAGAGATAAGGGACCGGTTGCAACGTGAACTGAAGTACATCGAGGAAGAGATCGAGAAGCTCAAGCCCAAAAAGAGTGAATGATTTTAACCGCAATTTTTTATTTTTCATTTTTTTCAGGTATCAAGCCAGTCTACGCCTATAGTAGAAGGAGAACTTTTTGCGTTTCTTCAGCGGGGATGGGACAAGTTCCAACCTCTAATCTCCCGTTAGCTACGCCCTCCAGCGATCGATTGAATTCAAATATTGCACAATTTTGATCGGTTGCTTTCGTTCCCGGGAATACGGCACATCATACCGAAACAACGGTTTTCCCATACTCTTTTTGTTTGGAAAAAAGTTCTGAGAACGGAACGACATGGCAACGGTAAACTCATTTGCACATGTCTACAAAACACGAACAAGTCAGAGAAACAATAAAAACAGCAGAACCAAAGCTTAACACGTAGGATTTTTACGATATGTTCTAGAATATTAAGCAAAAGTTGTTTTAAAAAACCAAGAGACATGGCTGTGACGACAAAATGCTAAATGTCTAACAACAAAAAAGAAAACCCTGCAGCCAAAACATGGAAATACGGACAATCCATAGTCCACCTACACCTGCAGCAGCTGCAATACGGAATACCGCGGATACTTGGAAAAAACGGAAGACGCAGCTTCACTCTGAAACTTCAAAAAGTAAAAGGTTACATCAAAGCCTAAAAGCTGCAGAGATGAAAATCGAAAATTAATTAAATCTTGACTAACGCATAGGTAAAGCAATAAATCTGGTGTAATTCCCATGGGCAAATGCCGAGGTATGGGCCTCCAAAGAGAACTCGTCAACCTAATGGAAGAATACATCAAGGCTCATCCGGAAATGGGCTACAAGAGCGTAGCTGACTTCGTAACTGATGCCGTAACCGAAAAATGCTCAGAACTAAAGATTATCGCAACCACGCCTAAATTGCCCCAGCTTGAGCATTTTAACATAAGTGAAAGCGGCTTACGCATATTAGACCGAGCCCCGGGCAACGGCACCGCAAAAGGGAGGATAATGGACGTTTACTTTAAGCAAGCCAGACAAGGTTTTGTGCGAGTACTGCGGCACGTATGGAAGGATTAGAGAAGGGGGAAAGCAGAGAGGAAGGTGATTTATCGTGGAAGTTTCAAGCGAAAGGGATTATAGAGGTTTTGTCGAGGAGTTTATTCCTAAAATTCACTCTGTTGAGGATATTTATGGTCTTTTTAAGGGGCTTGGTTATCCACTTAAAGCAATACTTGATCCTTCTTACAAGAGGCGGATTAGTGAGTTTGGGTTTGCTAAAGAGGAGGAGGAGAAGATTGCCAACATTTATACGGTTTTAAGTATTGAGAAAAAATTGAATGTGTTTTTGGTTGAAACAAAAAGTCAAGCGAATGTAACTGTAAGATTTTTGCGATATCTTGCTAAGGTGTTTTCGGACAATTATATGTATTTCTTGTTGATTGTAACTGGTGATTTTCGGACTTTTGTGTTCGTACTGCCTGATTTCGAGAGGAAAGAAGTCGGAGAAGTTAAGCTTAAGATTATTAGGCTTCAGGTTGATGTATCTGACCCTTATTATACTGACAAACAGACGATTGCGAGTTTAGGGCTTACGGAGCAAGAGAAAAGCTGGCGGGACATTTGGCTCAAGTGGCGAGACGCTTTCAGCGTCAAGCGTGTTACTGAAGAGTTCTTCGACAATTTTGCTGGTTTGCCAACCAGTATTTTTATGAGAATTAAAAATGACTTAGTTCGGCAGAAAACCTCACGAAAAGACGCCCACGAATTTGCCCTCCTTTTATTAAGTAGAATAATGTTTGTTTACTTTGTTGCTAAGAAGCGATGGCTTAACAATGATCCTCGGTTTATGCGTTGGCTTTGGCAACGTTACTTAAAGGAACGGAACAATCGAGGAGCTCCAGCAGATTCATTTTATGAGAAGTGGCTAAAGACCATTTTCTTTGAGGCTTTCAACAATAAGTTTACGTCACATCCTGATTTGCCTGAGGACGTCAATCGGATTTTCTACACGGTTCCCTATCTCAACGGTGGCTTATTTAGAGAAGGGGACATTGACAAGTTGCCAGTTAAGATAAAAGATGACTTGCTTAAGGAAGTTTTCGAGTTTTTTGAACGCTATAATTTTACGATTAGAGAGGATTTGCCTTTTGATGTTGAGGTTGCGGTTGACCCTCAGATGATTGGTTACGTTTATGAATCGTTGGCGAATGTTGCTGAGGAAATCTATGACCGTAATGACTTGGGCATTTTCTATACGCCTAGAGTTGAAGTTGATTTTATGTGTAGGCGCTCCGTGGTTGAATATTTGCATAATCACTTGCCTAATGTTTCAAAGGAGTTATGGTATAAACTTGTTTTCGATGAGGATACTGAGAAGGTTGAGAAGCAGCTCAGTGAGCTTAACGTTTGGTATGATTTGGAAGAAAAATTGGATAGTATTTCAGTTGTTGATCCTGCTTGTGGTAGCGGTGCTTTTTTGGTTGGCATGTTGAATGTTCTGACTGATTTGTATAAGATTGTGAATAGGAATTTGGGGCTGGGTAAGTCTGATTTTGAAATTAAGAAACGGATTGTCGGAAAGTCTCTGTATGGTGTGGATGTGATGCCTTGGGCTGTTCACGCTGCTGAGTTGAGGCTTTGGTTGCAGTTGGTTGTTGAGTCGCCTTTGGAGCCCAAGGATCTTAAGACTCAGCCTCTGCTTCCTAACTTGAACATGAATTTGCGCGTGGGAGACTCGCTTGTTCAGGAAATAGGCGGCATGACGCTGCACCTTAGAGACCCAAAATTGTCTGAAAAGGTCAAGAAGAAATTAATTGAGTTGAAACAGGAAAAAGAAAACTACATTAACAATGTTCCGACTGCGAAGTTCAAGAGAAAAGAGGAAGTACAAAAAGAGGAGATTCGAGTTTTTCAGGAGATTATTGAAGAACGGCTGCTGGAACTGGAGGATAAAATCAAGAGCATCAGAAACAAGATAAAAGGCGAAGAAAGCCAGAAGACACTAAGTGGAGAGAGAGCAATTCTCAACGAAGAAAAGCGAAAAAAAATCGAGCAACTAAAAGAACAAATAGAACGCTATAACAAAGAGGAATATGAGCTAAAGAAAATCAAAGAAAATTTGACGGTTCCAGAAAAGAAACCGTTTGTATGGGAAGTAGATTTTGCAGAAGTTTTTGGAGAAAAAGCGGGATTTGACATTGTAATAGGAAACCCTCCCTACGTGCGTCAGGAGTTGATTTCCCCTCCCAATAAGCTTAAAGAGGAAGTAGAACTCGAAGACAAAAGAAAATATAAAGAGAAACTTCAAGCTTCCGTCATCAGTCATTTTCCAGTGCTGAGGAAAATCGACAAAAAAAGCGATTACTATGTCTATTTCTATTTCCATGGCTTAGCTCTACTTAATCAAAAAGGAACCTTCTGTTTCGTAACTTCGAATTCTTGGCTTGATGTAGATTATGGAAAAGAACTTCAGGAGTTTATTTTGAAGTATGTTCCAATTATCGCTATCTGCGATAATCAATCAAAGCGTACTTTTGAACATGCTGACATAAACACTATTATTGTCTTCTTCGGAGCGCCATTGGTAGCCTTGGAGAAGCAAGGAACATTTGGTGGTTTGGTGCCTGAGCAGGAAGTTTGGCCTGCGCTTTCAAACGTTGCCCGTTTTGTAATGTTCAAAAAACCTTTTGAGGAAGTCGTTAACTCAAAGAATCTGATTGATATAGAGAACACTGATGAGATTGTAAGAACTGACGCTTACCGTGTTTATGCTATAAGACAGGATGAGCTGCTTGAAGATGGATGGGAATATCCAGAAAACTATGATTCAAACACGCTTGGGAGATTTAAACAAGGGCAATATGCAGGAAACAAGCTTGGCGGAAAGTATCTCAGAGCCCCAGATATCTTCTTCACAATCTTGCAGAAAGGCAAAGACAAACTTATCCGACTTGGCGACATTGCTACGGCTCGTAGAGGGTTTACCACTGGAGCGAATGAGTTCTTCTATATGAACGAAGAAACCGCTAAAAATTGGAGGATTGAGTCAAGATTTCTTAAGCCGGTAATAAAGTCGCCAAGAGAATGCAAATCTATTCTTGTGAACCCAAAAGACTTGGAATTCAAGGTATTTATGTGTCATAAAGAGAAATCCAAGCTCAAAGGAACAAATGCACTAAAATACATTCAATGGGGGGAGAAAGCTGAAGTTACCATCAAGCAAGGAACAAAAGAAGGACAAGTCATCAGAGGCTTTCAAAACATTGCAACCATCGCTTCTCGACGATTGTGGTACTCTCTAAACCCTGATTTCGGTGCAAATATCTTTATTCAAATGTCGTTCAACGACATCTTCAAATTCATATATTCCCCAAAAACCATTCTTGGCGATGCCAGAGTTTACGAAATAAAGGAGAAGATAAAAGTCGATCCTTTTGTTCTCTGCGGGCTTTTGAACTCAACATTAAGTGCTCTGTTCATAGAGCTATTCGGAAGAGCCAACCTTGGACAAGGCGCACTGGACTTAAAGGTCTACGAAGCCAAGAAAATCTATCTGCTCAATCCAAAATTGCTTAAACTAAACATCAAGGATTTACTCGATAAGCTCTTCACCAGAGAAATAATGCCAATTTTTGAAGAATGCGGACTAAACAGAAATATTCCTATACGTGAGCAGCAACCAAAACCGAAACCCGATCGTAAGGAACTAGACGACATAATATTTGATGTCTTGGGGCTTTCAGATGAGGAAAGAATGGAATTTTATTTGAGTGTTTGTGAACTTGTTAAGAATCGAATAGAGAAAGCTGAAAGTTTCAGAAGGAAAGAAAAATGAATGAAATAATAGGGTCAATTTATCCAATTCCAGCAGAACTTGCTGACCGAATTTTTCAAGGCAACACCAGGGTTTTCGTTAAGTATGTTGCTCACAACTCAACAAGGCTTATGCCAAAACACAAGGTTATTTTCTATGCTTCACATGGATCAAAGAAATTGATAGGTGAAGGAATCATCGAAAAAGTTGAATTCTTAACCCCTCAAAAGGTTCTTGAAAAGTACAAAGACCAACTCTTCCTTAACGAATCCGAGCTTCATGCTTACGTTGCGCGGTTGCCTTCAAGGTCTCCCTCAAAAGAGATGTTGACCCTCGTGCTGAAAAAGCTGAAGAAATATTCAAAACCAATCGATTACAACAAGCCAATAACCATGGCAGGACAATACCTAACCGCTGAAGAATATTCTTCTTTAATACACAAACAGGAGCCTTGAAAACATGCCTATTCCTAAACAAATCATCGACAACAGCGACGTTACACTTGCACACTATCTTAACGAAATCCTCAAAGAGTGCCCAAACAGTCAACTCGACATTGCCACAGCATTCTTCCAAATTCAAGCATATTCAATGCTCAAAGAAAACCTGCAAGGCGTTAAAAGATTCAGATTGCTTTTGGGCAAGTCTCCAGAAATCGCAAGCGACAAAACCCTTGGAGACGAGCTTCTGAACATGATAAAACAAGAAGTCGAAACCCTTGACTTGTCCAAAGAAAAACAAGACGACGTCCAAACACTAATAGACTTCCTCAAAAAAGACAACGTCGAAGTTCGCCTCTACGACAAAGGCTTCCTCCATGGAAAAGCCTACATCTTCGACAACCTTGTCATCATAGGCTCATCCAACTTCACGTCATCAGGCCTAACACACAACACTGAACTCAATTCAGTCGCCCTTGAAGCAGAAGCAAACTACACAAGACAAAAATGGTTCGAAAAATTTTGGGATGAATCCACCGACTTCAAACAAAAACTCATAACCATTCTTGAAAAAAGCCGATATGGAAGCAAAGAATACACTCCATACGAAGTCTACATAAAAGCACTCTACGAACTCCAAAAAGAAGACATACAACTAAAAGATACACGAATAGCAACATTACTTCCTGAAAGCAAAGTGGAACTAACAGAATTCCAACAAGATGCCGTAGACCGCATCTTTTCAAGACTCAAAAAATACCACGCCGTTCTAATAGCCGACTCAGTAGGCCTAGGCAAAACATGGATAGCCAAAAAAATAATCGAAGAATTCGGCTTCTACAGACGAAAAAGCTTCCTCCTCATCTGCCCAGCCCAACTAAGAGAAGGTCTATGGAAGCCAGAAATAAAGTCGATAGGCCTTCCTGAAAACATCATGTCACAAGAAGAACTCGCAGCAGAAGACTTCCTCGAAAAAGCCAAAAAAGCCGTAGGCGGAAGACTGGACCAAATCGAATTAGTCGTTGTAGACGAAAGCCACAACCTAAGAAACCCCCTATCAAACAGATGGGAGAACTTTTTCACCTTGATTCACGACTACATATCAACCAATGATAAACGCCCCTACATCATATTCCTGACCGCAACACCAATAAACAACACCATCTGGGATCTCTACTGGCAACTAATGCTACTCGTCTCAATGGACCGAGGAGCCTTCTTAAAAGAAGGAATCAATGACCTCTTCAAATTCTTCAAAGACGTAGCCAAAAAAGAAGACCCATCCCTACTCAACGACCTACTTAACGAAATCGCCATCAGAAGAACACGAGACTACATACTCAAGAATTACCCAAACGCCACTGTAAAAGGAAAGAAAATAACTTTCCCAAACAGAAGACTCGAAAATATCAACTATAACTTGGACAAGGCTTACAAAGGCATGTACAGAGAATTCGCCAAAATTATATCAGATCAGCTCACAATGGCTTACTATCGCCTACTAAAATACAAAAAACAAGAAAAACTCACCGCTGATGAGGAATGGGCACTAAACCGAATGATAGCCCTAGAAGGCATATTCCGCACTTTGCTACTCAAGCGACTGGAAAGCAGCGTCCAAGCCTTCAGAATCAGCATAACCAACCACATTAAGTTTTTAGAACATCTCAAAAAATGCCTCGCACAAGGAAAAACACTCACTAAAAAAACCTTCAATCGCCAAATATTATACATGGACGAAGAAATTTCCCAAGAATTCCTGGAAGAACTCGAAGACTTCGAAGTAAATAACTACAGAATGGACGACTTGTTAGAAGACATAGATAAAGACATACGTCTGCTAAAAAATAAAGTCCTATCAAGAGTTGCAGAAATCAAACCAGAAGATGACGCTAAATTAACCAAACTTAAAAAAGATTTGTCCGAACTACACAAGAAAGGCCAAATAATCCTATTTACCTACTACACGGACACGCTTGAATATCTCTTTGAAAACCTAACAAAAACAAAAGAGTTCTCTAAGATTAAAATTGAGAAAATATCAGGCACTACCGAAACAAAAGAACGAGACCGAATCGTAAACGACTTTCTTAACCAAAAAATCGACATACTCGTCAGCACTGACGTACTATCAGAAGGAATGAACCTGCAAAGCGCCAAAATCATAATCAACTACGACCTTCACTGGAACCCAACACGCATGATACAAAGAGCCGGAAGAATAGATCGTATCGGCTCGCCCCATTCTGAAATCTACGTTTACAACTTCTTCCCGGAAGACGAGCTTGAAGAACTGCTGCGCCTAGTCCACATACTTCAGACAAAAATAATAAACATCGACAAATCGGTTGGGCTCGACCAAACCATATTGGGAGAAGAGATTCATCCCAAAGTGTTCGGAATAATCCGCAAAATCCATGAAAAAGACACCACAGTCTTTGACATTCTGGAAAAAGATATGTTCGGCGGTGGCGAAAAATTCTATCAGCCACTCAAAGATTTTCTAAGAACAAAAGCCATAGAAGAACTGGAAGCAATACCATACGGCATACATAGCGGTCTCCAGAACGGGAAGATACGGGCAATATTCTTCTACTACAAATATGCCAATGACTTTCACATGTGGTATCTAT
This window contains:
- a CDS encoding DNA methyltransferase, yielding MEVSSERDYRGFVEEFIPKIHSVEDIYGLFKGLGYPLKAILDPSYKRRISEFGFAKEEEEKIANIYTVLSIEKKLNVFLVETKSQANVTVRFLRYLAKVFSDNYMYFLLIVTGDFRTFVFVLPDFERKEVGEVKLKIIRLQVDVSDPYYTDKQTIASLGLTEQEKSWRDIWLKWRDAFSVKRVTEEFFDNFAGLPTSIFMRIKNDLVRQKTSRKDAHEFALLLLSRIMFVYFVAKKRWLNNDPRFMRWLWQRYLKERNNRGAPADSFYEKWLKTIFFEAFNNKFTSHPDLPEDVNRIFYTVPYLNGGLFREGDIDKLPVKIKDDLLKEVFEFFERYNFTIREDLPFDVEVAVDPQMIGYVYESLANVAEEIYDRNDLGIFYTPRVEVDFMCRRSVVEYLHNHLPNVSKELWYKLVFDEDTEKVEKQLSELNVWYDLEEKLDSISVVDPACGSGAFLVGMLNVLTDLYKIVNRNLGLGKSDFEIKKRIVGKSLYGVDVMPWAVHAAELRLWLQLVVESPLEPKDLKTQPLLPNLNMNLRVGDSLVQEIGGMTLHLRDPKLSEKVKKKLIELKQEKENYINNVPTAKFKRKEEVQKEEIRVFQEIIEERLLELEDKIKSIRNKIKGEESQKTLSGERAILNEEKRKKIEQLKEQIERYNKEEYELKKIKENLTVPEKKPFVWEVDFAEVFGEKAGFDIVIGNPPYVRQELISPPNKLKEEVELEDKRKYKEKLQASVISHFPVLRKIDKKSDYYVYFYFHGLALLNQKGTFCFVTSNSWLDVDYGKELQEFILKYVPIIAICDNQSKRTFEHADINTIIVFFGAPLVALEKQGTFGGLVPEQEVWPALSNVARFVMFKKPFEEVVNSKNLIDIENTDEIVRTDAYRVYAIRQDELLEDGWEYPENYDSNTLGRFKQGQYAGNKLGGKYLRAPDIFFTILQKGKDKLIRLGDIATARRGFTTGANEFFYMNEETAKNWRIESRFLKPVIKSPRECKSILVNPKDLEFKVFMCHKEKSKLKGTNALKYIQWGEKAEVTIKQGTKEGQVIRGFQNIATIASRRLWYSLNPDFGANIFIQMSFNDIFKFIYSPKTILGDARVYEIKEKIKVDPFVLCGLLNSTLSALFIELFGRANLGQGALDLKVYEAKKIYLLNPKLLKLNIKDLLDKLFTREIMPIFEECGLNRNIPIREQQPKPKPDRKELDDIIFDVLGLSDEERMEFYLSVCELVKNRIEKAESFRRKEK
- a CDS encoding DUF365 domain-containing protein, producing the protein MNEIIGSIYPIPAELADRIFQGNTRVFVKYVAHNSTRLMPKHKVIFYASHGSKKLIGEGIIEKVEFLTPQKVLEKYKDQLFLNESELHAYVARLPSRSPSKEMLTLVLKKLKKYSKPIDYNKPITMAGQYLTAEEYSSLIHKQEP
- a CDS encoding helicase-related protein, which gives rise to MPIPKQIIDNSDVTLAHYLNEILKECPNSQLDIATAFFQIQAYSMLKENLQGVKRFRLLLGKSPEIASDKTLGDELLNMIKQEVETLDLSKEKQDDVQTLIDFLKKDNVEVRLYDKGFLHGKAYIFDNLVIIGSSNFTSSGLTHNTELNSVALEAEANYTRQKWFEKFWDESTDFKQKLITILEKSRYGSKEYTPYEVYIKALYELQKEDIQLKDTRIATLLPESKVELTEFQQDAVDRIFSRLKKYHAVLIADSVGLGKTWIAKKIIEEFGFYRRKSFLLICPAQLREGLWKPEIKSIGLPENIMSQEELAAEDFLEKAKKAVGGRLDQIELVVVDESHNLRNPLSNRWENFFTLIHDYISTNDKRPYIIFLTATPINNTIWDLYWQLMLLVSMDRGAFLKEGINDLFKFFKDVAKKEDPSLLNDLLNEIAIRRTRDYILKNYPNATVKGKKITFPNRRLENINYNLDKAYKGMYREFAKIISDQLTMAYYRLLKYKKQEKLTADEEWALNRMIALEGIFRTLLLKRLESSVQAFRISITNHIKFLEHLKKCLAQGKTLTKKTFNRQILYMDEEISQEFLEELEDFEVNNYRMDDLLEDIDKDIRLLKNKVLSRVAEIKPEDDAKLTKLKKDLSELHKKGQIILFTYYTDTLEYLFENLTKTKEFSKIKIEKISGTTETKERDRIVNDFLNQKIDILVSTDVLSEGMNLQSAKIIINYDLHWNPTRMIQRAGRIDRIGSPHSEIYVYNFFPEDELEELLRLVHILQTKIINIDKSVGLDQTILGEEIHPKVFGIIRKIHEKDTTVFDILEKDMFGGGEKFYQPLKDFLRTKAIEELEAIPYGIHSGLQNGKIRAIFFYYKYANDFHMWYLYDVATKEIMKNKTQIIDYIACQQNEPRIIPDFFDLVYEANKKIVEYIESSYKEMEQVELVDTQLSRIARDRSMKFIKKIIIEIDQNIQDYLMEFREEKEIVTKWEATRENLLAMPHTKKRLRLLRKLWREYKQEKDWKDLVNRIEKFVSGKAIYKKEPLPPFDKSKLKLVVLDFIS